The Microlunatus soli genome contains the following window.
AGCGTCTCCATCACCAGACCGATCAGCGGTGTCGCCGGCTTGCGGTCCGACGCCTTGGGGCGTGCCACGTAGTCGAGTGATTCGATGGCCTGCAGGATCTTCTTGCGGCGCTGTTCGGACACCCCGGGCTTGCCGTTCAGCACCAGCGAGACCGCCGACAGCGGCACTCCTGCCTCGGTGGCGACATCACGCAGTGTGATGGCCGCGCGCCCCTTGGCGGTGCCGGCTGCCGACTGCTCGTCCGACGATTCTGTCCCGAGCGATCGCACCTCGTTCATCGCCTCTCATCCAGGTTCCGAGAGCGTCACTCTACCGCCAGAACAGACGAGAACAAATGCCGTGTGTTCTGAGAAAGACGGCGCAGTGTTCTTGTGAACAGGCAGCGAACTGTTCTAGCGTGTGCGAACGTCCGGTCCGGCCCCGCCGGGCCGCCAGAACAGCCAGCCACGTTCTGTCAGTCAGTCCCGTCCGCAGTCAGTGAGGTCTCATGGGTGATCGGCACGCCGTCGTCGATATCGCAACATCGCAACAGAGCTCGGCCTATTCCGCCGATGTTTTCGGACACTTCATCGAGCACTTCCACCGCCAGGTCTATGGCGGCATCTTCGATCCCGGCTCACCCCTGAGTGATCATCGCGGGTTCCGCCAGGATGTGATCGAGGCGGTTCGTGATCTTGCCCCGTCGGTGGTGCGCTGGCCGGGCGGTTGCTTCGTCTCGGACTACCACTGGCTCAACGGTGTCGGCCCACAGCGGCGTCCGCATTACGACAAGGCATGGCGAGTGACCGACCCGAATTCCTTCGGGACTCGGGAATTCGTGGAGTGGTGTCGCGCCATCGGTGCAGCGCCGTACATCTGTACCAATGCGGGCACCGGCACGGCCGAGGAGATGAGCGACTGGGTCGAATACTGCAATCTGGCCGCGGGAGCGGGCCGGTGGAGCGATCTTCGCCAGGAACACGGCGACGTCGACCCGCTGACGGTGCCGTACTGGAGCATCGGCAACGAGAACTACGGATCCTGGGAGATCGGCGCCAAGACGCCGGACGAGTGGGCGAATCTGGTCCGCGAGTCGGCCAAGATGATCCGCCGGGTCGATCCGTCGGTCCGATTGCTGACCGCAGCGCGGGCCGATCTGGACTGGACACTTCCGCTGCTGCAGGCTGCCGGTCCGTATGTGGACATGGTCTCCATCCACGGCTACTGGGATCGGCTCGCCCAGGTGGATGCCCCGATCGACTACCTGACGGCGATGTCGCGCTCGCTGCAACCCCAGGACGATATCCAACGGACGGCCGACATCATCGGCGCAGCGGGTTACGCCGGACAGATCGGCATCGCCTTCGACGAGTGGAATCTGCGCGGCTGGCATCATCCCGACGGTACGTCCGCCGCAGCAATCGCCGCGCGCGACCGCAACGACGACAACAGCACCTACACGATGGCCGACGCGATCTTCTCGGCGTCCTTCTTGAATGCGTGCCTGCGCAGATCCGACGTCGTCAAGATGGCCAATATCGCGCCGACGATCAACACCCGCGGCCCGCTGTTCGTCCATCCCGACGGAATCGTCAAGCGCAGCACTTATCACGTGCTGTGGATGTACGCCCAGCTGCTCGGCAAACGCGTGCTGACCAGCGCTGCCGGGAGCCCGGAGCTGACGTCGGCCGGCGTACCCGTCATCGATCAGCTGGCCACCGTCGACGAGAGCGGTCGTCGGATCAGTCTGGTGTTGATCAACAAGTCTCCGGACGCCGCGGTCGGATGCGAGGTCAGGATCGCCGGGCATCGGTTGGACGGCGTGCACGCCGCGACGGTGCTGGACGCCCCGTCGACCGACAGCTACAACGACATCGATCATCCCGACCTGGTCGTGCCACGTACCGACAAGATCAACTTCGTCGATGGCCGTGTCCTGCTCGCGCCCCACTCGGTGACCGTCTGCCAGATCGATCTGCCGCTCCCGTATCCGGCAGGCGAAACCGACGAGGTCGGACTCGACGGGCCGTGGCAGCTCGGGCTGACGGGATGGAGTCGGAACGGCTGAGCCGTACCGGACCAACCCTTCGACGAGCTCAGGGCCCTTCGGCGAGCTCAGGGTCCTTCGGCGAGCTCAGGTCGGCCAGAACGACGCAGAACAAAGGAGTCTGTATGAGTCCACTTCCTCCGATACCGGCGCCTGCCGGGTCTCGGCTCAGTCGCCGAGCGTTGATCGGTGGCCTGGCAGGATTGGCTGCCGCCGGCGCCGCCGGTTGCACCCCTGACGTCTATGGGCGCCGTGATCATCCGCCCCAGCCCACCGATCCGGTGGACATGGAGGAGGAGCTGCAGAAGCCGGCCAAGATCACCTTCTGGGCGTGGACCCCGGGCATCGATACCCAGGTGGAACTGTTCCAGAAGCGCTATCCACAGATCGAGGTCGAGCTGGTCAACGCCGGGCAGGGCCCCGCCCAGTACCAGAAGCTCAGGACTGCGCTCAGCGGGGGAGGTGCGCCCGACGCGGCGCAGATCGAATTCGCCTACCTGCCGTCCTTCATGATCACCCGGGATCTGCTCGACCTGACCCCGTACGGGGCGCGTGAGATCAAGGACGACTTCGTCGACTTCGCCTGGAATCAGGTCGCCGTCAATGATGGGGTGTACGCGATTCCACAGGACTCCGGGCCGATGGGGATGCTGTATCGATCAGATGTCTTCGACAAGTACGGTCTGACCGTCCCGGTGACCTGGGACGACTTCGCCGAACAGGCCGAGCGACTGCGGTCGCAGACCAAGGGCGTCTCGATGACGAACCTGCTGCCGAACGATTCGATGTCGGCGCTCGGGATGATGCAACAGGCCGGATCGGAACCGTTCTCGATCGCCTCACAGACCACGATCGGGCTGAAGCTCGACGACGCCGGCGCCCGAAAGTGGGCAGACTACTGGACGCCGTTGCTGCAAGAGGGTTTGATCTCCGCCGATCCCGGGAGCAACAACGACTGGTACCAGGCGATGGCGAGCGGCCGCTATGCAACCTATATCGCGGCCGCCTGGGGACCCGCCTATCTGCAAGGCTCCGCGGCCAGCAGCGCCGGCAAGTGGCGAGCCGCGCGACTACCGCAATGGGCGCCGGACCAGGATGTGGCCGGCAACTGGGGAGGGTCGACGACGGCCGTGATGGCCGGCTCGAAGTATCCGGCCGCAGCCGCAGGCTTCGCCGAATTCATCAATCACGATCCCGAGTGCGCGCGGCTCTTCGCCAGCAAACAGCTGCTGTTCCCGGTGTTGAAGTCGTTGCTCGCCGACCCGTCCTTCACCCAGCAGGAGGTGGACTTCTACGGCGGCCAGAAGGTGTTCGATCTGTTTTCCAAGATCTCCGACACGGTTCCGCACGAGTACCAGTGGAATCCGTTCATGGCTTTTGTGAACACCGAGTTCAACCAGGTCCTCGGCGGCGCGATCAGTGCGCGCACCGATCTCGTCGATGCACTGCGCACGCTGCAGGACGACGTCTTGACCTATGCACACAAGCAGGGATTCACGGTCGAATCATGACGACACAGCAACAGACCTTCCGGACCGCCCAGCGGGTGGGAGACCGGCCACGACCGGGCCGGCGACGGCGCCGCCGCGGCGGCGCGACACCGTACCTGTTCATCGCGCCGTTCATGTTGATCTTCCTCGCCATGTTGGTGGTGCCGTTGATCTTCGCCGGCTATCTGAGTCTGTTCACCACCAAGCTGGCGACCGGCACCGAGTTCGTCGGGCTGGTCAACTATGCCGAGGCCCTGACCGATCCAGCCTTCCTGGGTGGAGTCGGCCGGATGATCCACTACCTGCTGGTCCAGGTCCCGGTGATGCTGGTGCTGTCGATGGTCGCCGCGCTGGTGTTGGACAGTGGCCTGTTGAGGTTCCCGAAGCTCTTCCGGATCCTGATCTTCATCCCGTTCGCTGTTCCCGCCGTCGTCGGCGCCGTGATGTGGGGCTACCTGTACGGCGCGCATGTCGGTCCGTTCGCTCAACTGGCCCAGGCCATCGGCTGGCCGGCACCGGGATTCCTCACCCGTGGTGGGATCGTCTACTCGATCGCCAACATCGCGGTCTGGGAGTTCGTCGGCTACAACATGATCATCTTCTATGCCGCCTTGAAGGCGATCCCACCGGTCCTCTACGAGGCGGCGGCCATCGACGGAGCCGGACCGATCCGGACCGCGTTGTACGTCAAGGTGCCCCAGCTGCTGCCGGCGCTGTTCCTCACCGCACTGTTCTCTCTGATCGGCTCGTTCCAGTTGTTCAACGAGCCGAATGTGCTCACCCCGCTGGCACCGACGGCGATCGGCCGGGACTGGACACCCAATCTGTACGCCTACAACCTTGCCTTCGTCGATCAGCGGGTCGAGTACGCCTCGGCGATCTCGTTCGTGCTCGGTGCGGTGATCGCCGTTGCCTCGATCGTCTTCATGTTGATCACGACCCGGCTCCGGAGGAGGACCGCATGACCGCCGCCGTCCCGACCTATCTCGCCGGCAAGGATCCGGCCGCCCGCCGTCGGTCCGCGGTACTGCCGACGGTGTTCATGATCATCGTCGTCATCTACTGCGCGACACCGCTGCTGTGGTTGCTGGTGTCGGCAACGAAGTCCAATGACGGCCTGTTCAATTCCTTCGGCTTCTGGTTCGCCGACGACGTCCAACCTGGCCGCAACCTGCACGACCTGTTCGCCTACAAGGACGGCATCTTCATCCGCTGGATGCTGAACACCCTGCTCTACTCGGCGGTCAGCGCCGGTCTGGCGGCGATCTTCGCCACCATTGCCGGCTACACGTTCTCGCTGTTCACCTTCAAGGGCAAGAACCTGTGCTACGTCCTGATCCTCGGTTCGATCATGGTCCCGACGACGGCCTTGGCGATCCCCACCTATGCGCTGTTCACCCAGGTGGGCATCGTGGACACGCCGACGGCCGTCATCCTGCCCTCACTGCTCAGCCCGTTCGGCTTCTTCCTGATCAAGGTCTACGCCGACAGCTCGATCTCCCGTAGCGTGGTGGAGAGCGCTCGGATCGACGGAGCGAGCGAACTGCGGATCTTCGTCAGTATCGCCTTCCGCATCCTGATGCCGGCCTTCGTGACGGTGCTGCTGTTCGCCATCGTGACCGCCTGGAACAACTACTTCGTCCCGTTGGTCATGCTGAACACCGAGAAGCTCTACACCGTCGTGGTCGGGCTGGCGCAGATCAATGCCACCGCGAACGCCGGCGGCGGTGCTCAACCGCTGTTCAACCTGGTCACCATCGGGTCGCTGGTGGCCATCGTTCCGCCGATCATCGCCTTCATCCTGCTGCAGCGCTACTGGGAGAGCGGCCTGTCCTCAGGATCGGTGAACGAGTGACCCGATCCCGTCTCCCGTCACCACTCGGACCGGGGCACAGAGGTCGCGCCCTGTCTTGACCCCGATTCGACCGATTGCTACTGTCCGACTGTTCTTTTGCTCAGGTAGTGCGCAAATGCTCAGGGGATGCGATGGCAAGTGGCGAGCAGCGAGCGCTGGTTCGCGCCGCGGTGTTGTATTACCGCGAGGGATACACCCAGGCGGAGGTTGCCCGGCACCTCGGCGTCTCCCGTGCCACCGCGGGGCGGTTTCTGCAGCGTGCCCGGGATGCCGGGGTCGTGCGGATCGAGATCGTCTCGCCGGTCGCGCGGCAGGTGGACACCGAGCTGCGGCTCGAACAGCTGTACGGGCTTGAAGAAGCCGTCGTCCTGGAGTCGGCGAATCCGGCCGGACACCCCGGTGTCGAACTCGGCCAAGGATGCGCCGAGCTGCTGGAGCGCCGGCTCGGGTCGAACTCGGTGCTGGGACTCGGCTGGCAGTCCGACCCGCGGGATCCGATCTCGCACCTTGCCCGGTTCCTCAAGGAGTCGGGCAAGCCCGGCAGCGTTCCGACGACGGTGACGGTCGCGCAGCTGGCCGGGGCGCTGCCGTCGCGGGGCAACCGGCGCAATCCGAGCCGCGAGGTGTCCGATGTCGCCGATGTCTTGGGTGCTCGGGAGTATCTGATTCCGGCTCCGTTGTTCGTCGACGACCCGGACACGACCCGCCGGCTGCTCGCCGACAGCGGCATCAGAGCGGCGATCGATGCCGCGGCCCGCTCCGATGTCTGTCTGTTCGGTGTGGGTGAGGTCACGGAGGCGACGCCGCTCTATGTCAACGGTTATCTCAGTGACGAGGATCTTGCCGAGCTGAGCGCACGGGGTGCTGTCGGGGACATCGCGGGCCGGTTCTATGACGCCGATGGCCGCCCCGTTCCTGGCGCTCTGGCCGAGCGGACCGTCGGCGTGACGCTGGAGGCTCTGGCGCGAGCGCCGATGCGAATCGCAACGGCGGCTGGTGCCTCCCGAGTCGAACCGTTGCGTGCCGCTTTCACTGGCGGACTGGCCAATGCTGTGGTGACCGATGTCCCCACGGCTGAGGGCCTGCTGGCCGCCGGCACCCCACAGAACTGATCCCGTACCGCCATCACAGGCCAAGGAGCTCGTGTGTTCAGACCCAACCGGTGGATCGCCCTGGCGTTGGCCGGCCTCTGTCTCGTTGTTGCCGGGTGCTCGCTCAACGGTCCGATCTCGAGTCCGTCGTCGGCCCCGCCACCCGCTGCCGAATCCGGGAAGGTGACCGCACCGCGGTCCGGCGGCAAGCTGAAGGTGGGCATTGCCTCGCGCGAGATCACCAACGACTACAACCGCGACATCATCGCCGGTGCCGCAGCGGTGTTCAAGAAGCACGGCGCGTCGGTCGTCACCACCAACGGCGGTGGGGACGAGACGACGCACGAGAACAACATCCGCAACCTGATCAATTCCGGCGTCGATGCGATCTTCATCCAGCTGGGCGACCCGGAGTCGCTGGCGCCGATCGTCCAGCAGGCCGAGCGACGTGGCATCACTGTCGTGACCGCGGGAATCGGTTCGGCCATCAAGGGCGCGGTGACCGACGTCGGGGGTGATGAGATGTTGATGGCCGAAATGGTTGCCCGGGCCCTCCTCGGAGCAATGGACTACCAGGGCGACCTGTATGCGTTCTGGGTCCCCGGCGCGCCGCTGCTGGAAACCAGGCTGAGGGTGCTGAAGGCAGTCGTCGCCGACTATCCCCAGGTGCGACTGCACCTGGAACCGACAGATCACAGTCCGGCGAAGGTGCAGAGCCAGATGCAGGCCGTGCTCACCGCACATCCGAAGCAGGGCTCGATATCCGGAGTCTGGGGAGCCTATGACCAGATGACGTCGGGCGCCGTACAGGCGATCCAGCAGGCGAATCGTCCGGAGATCAAGGTTGCATCGATCGACGGCGATCGGACCACGTTCTCGATGCTGTACGCGCGTAACAGCCCGTTCGTGGCGACAGTGGTGCAGAACGCTCAGCGGATCGGGAGCCTTGGCGCCACCGCCGCCCTCGACGCCCGGCGTGGGGAGAAACCGCCGAAGGCAACCTTCACCACGGCCTGGGTTGCGACCCGCAACAATGGGATCGCAGCCGCCGAGGAACGCTACGGGCCGTCGATCTGGAAGAGGATCCGACTTGACCCCGACGACATCCGCCGGCGTTGGCCACAAGATCAACAAGTTGTGGTTCAGCAGCCTGTAGTGCCCTCCGACGAGGGCCGCTGATGGCGACCGCCCAGCAGGACGGCGGACTGGCGTCGACCGCTGTCGATCATGGATCGGTTGTCGCCGCATTGCGCGACGTCACGGTCGCATTCGCCGAGACCACCGTGTTGCACGGTGTCGATCTCGACCTGCACCGTGGTCAGGTGCATGCAATCGTCGGGCAGAACGGTGCAGGCAAGTCGACACTGGTCAAGGCTCTGATCGGGGTCAACCGGCTGCGCGACGGCGAGATCCTGGTCGACGGCCGGCCCCGGCAATGGCGGGGTCCGCAGGACGCTCGCGCGGCCGGGCTGGAGATCGTCTTCCAGGACCAGCCGTTGGCCGCGCATCTGACGGTGCAGGAGAACATGTTCCTCGGCCGGGAGCCGATCGCGGCAGGCGTGCTGCTGGATCGCTCCCGGATGCGCCGCACGGTCGTCGAGGTGCTGGAGGAGATCGGCGCAGAATGTGGCCCCGACGATCTGGTCGATGATCTCACCCCGACCCAGCGAGTACAGATCTCGATCGCTGCTGCGCTGGCAGCATCGCCGAAGGTGCTGATCCTTGATGAGCCGACCGCAGCCCTGGGCGCCAAGGAGAGCGAGCCGGTCTTCGCGCTGATCAAGGCCGCGACCCGTCGTGGCGTCGCGGTGCTGTACATCTCCCATCGGCTCAAGGAGATCACCACACTCGCCGATCAGGTCACGGTGCTGCGTGACGGACGCCGCGTGCTGTCCTCGCCGGCCCACGAGCTGAGCACCGATGCCATGATCACAGCCATGGTCGGGGACCGGCTCGAGACGCTGTTCCCCGAGCGGACGGCGCCGTTGGGGGAGCCCTTGTTGACAGTGGATTCGCTACGATCGGACCCACTGGTGACCGATGTCAGCTTCACCGTCCGCGCCGGCGAGGTCGTGGGCCTGGCTGGCCTGGTGGGGTCCGGCAGCGGCGAGATCGTCGGCGCCCTCTTCGGCGATCGCCCGGCGGCCGGCGACGTCCGGATCGATGGGCGTCCGGCGCTGGGCGGTTCGCCCCGAGCTGCCGTCCGTCACGGGTTCGCGATGGTTCCGCCCGAACGCCGGACCGAAGCGGTGTTTGCCGGGCTGAGCCTGCGGGACAACATCGCCGCCGCCAGTCTTGAGGCGCACAGCCGTCTGGGGATCATGCGGCCCAAGGCCGAGGTCGACACCGCGCGCAGCGTGGTCGACCGTTTCCAGGTGGTCGCCCATGGTCTCAACCAGGACTTCGCGACCCTGTCCGGCGGCAATCAACAGAAGGCGATCGTCGGTCGGTGGATGGCTCGCGGCGGTCGGGTGTATCTGGTCTCGGAGCCGACGGCAGGCGTCGATGTCGGTGCCCGCATCGAGATCTATCGACATCTCGGCGGACTGGCCGAGAGTGGCGCCGCGGTGCTCGTCTCGTCAACCGACTTCGAGGAACTCGTCGGACTGTGCGACCGGATCCTGGTCGTCCGTGACGGTCGGATCGCCGACGACGTCGCCGCGGACGAGGTCGATGTCGAGCAGCTCACCGCGCTCGCCGCCGGTCCGGTGCCGCCATCGTCGGGCGAGCTCACCGGCGACGTCGATGATCGCCGCTCGGTGACGGAGCCGGCGCAGCATCGTCGATCGGGATCGGACGGGACTCGTTCGACCCCGGTCGGTGCACGGGTCCGACAGGTGTCTGTGCCGGCGGCGATGCTGGTCGTGCTGGCATTGCTGGTGATCGGGGCCCCGAATCTCCTGACCGGCGGTTCGATCCTGGACGTTCTGACACAGGCAGCTACGCCGGCATTGCTCGCCGTAGCGCTCGCCGTTGCCTTGGGGTCGGGTGCCTTCGACCTGTCGATCGGTGCGACCGCGCAACTTACGGCGAACCTCTCCGCGGTCGCCGTCGTGGCAGGAGTGCCTCCGGCCGTCGCGGTGGTGCTGGGGGTTCTGGTCGGTGCCCTTGTCGGGTTGATCAACGGGACGGTCGCCGGGGTGCTGCGGGTGCCGTCGTTCGTCGCGACCCTCGGGATGCTCTTCCTGCTCGTCGGGATCACGCTGGCTGTCAACGGCGGACTCACGGTCCCGATCCCGCGCAGTTCCGGCTTCCTGCTCCTGGGCCAGGGGTGGCTCGCTCACAGCGTTCCGGTGATCGTCCTGGCCGCCGTAGCCGCGGTTGCCGTGGTGACCCTGATCTGGCGAAGGGCAGTTCTCGGACTCCGGCTCCGTGCGGTGGGCGACGACGCCGCAGTCGCCGGATTGCGCGGGGTCCCGGTGCGACGAACGGCGCTGGCCGGGCTGCTGATCAGTGGCGCGCTGAGCGGGCTCGCCGGTGTCATGATCGCTTCGTACAGCAGTGGGTCGACGGCCAACGACAATTCCTTGACGCTGCTGGTGTCTGCCCTCGCGGCGGCGTTCCTCGGGGCATCGATGACCAGAGGGTTGTTGTTCGATCCGGCCTTGGCCGCTGTCGGCGCACTCTTCGTGACGGCTGTCGGCGTCGGGTTGATCGCCAACGGCCTTCCGGACCAGCTTCTCACCGGTGCGCAGGGCCTCGCACTGCTGTTCGCCGTGCTGGTCGCGGTGCTCCGCCGGCGACGATTGGGACAGGTGGCGATCTTCTGATGACCGAGCTCGGCGTCGACGGCGGCGCACGCAACCGGCTGGCTCAGCTACGACAGGGATGGTGTACCCGGTTGGCAAGCCTGTCCGTGCTGCTGGGAATGGTGGTCGTGCTGATCATGATCGAGATCGCCCGACCGCTGTTCCTGACCGGCGGCAACCTTGCCGCGATCGCCGTCGACGCGACGGTGCTCATCGTGATCGCTGCCGGCCTGTCCCTGGTGATGGGGATGCGGGGCATCGACCTGTCGATCGTCGCTGTCGCCGACCTGTCCGGCTACCTCGCGGCGTCCCTGCTGCTCTCCGGGTCGTCGTTCACGACCGCAGTCCTCGCAGCACTGGTTGCGGCCCTGCTCGTCGGGATCATCAACGGCCTGCTGGCCGGCTACCTCGGCGTGCCGGCCATCGTCGCGACCCTCGCCATGAATCTGTTGGTAACTGCCGCCGTCCTGGTGTTGTCGGACAACGGCACTCCGCAACAGCTGTTCACCGCGCCGCTGGAACTGGTGCGGCCGATGCTGATCTTCGGATCGGACTCCTGGGGTCCGTTCCGGCTGCTCGTTGTCGTGGCGGTCATCGTTGTCGCAGTGATCTGGTTCCTCAGCCGCAGAACGGTATGGAGCCGTCGTGCCGAACTGGTGAACGCGAACGCGCGTGCCGCTGACCTGTCCGCGGCCCCGGTGCGCGCCACATTCGCTATCGGTTTCGTCC
Protein-coding sequences here:
- a CDS encoding alpha-L-arabinofuranosidase C-terminal domain-containing protein, giving the protein MGDRHAVVDIATSQQSSAYSADVFGHFIEHFHRQVYGGIFDPGSPLSDHRGFRQDVIEAVRDLAPSVVRWPGGCFVSDYHWLNGVGPQRRPHYDKAWRVTDPNSFGTREFVEWCRAIGAAPYICTNAGTGTAEEMSDWVEYCNLAAGAGRWSDLRQEHGDVDPLTVPYWSIGNENYGSWEIGAKTPDEWANLVRESAKMIRRVDPSVRLLTAARADLDWTLPLLQAAGPYVDMVSIHGYWDRLAQVDAPIDYLTAMSRSLQPQDDIQRTADIIGAAGYAGQIGIAFDEWNLRGWHHPDGTSAAAIAARDRNDDNSTYTMADAIFSASFLNACLRRSDVVKMANIAPTINTRGPLFVHPDGIVKRSTYHVLWMYAQLLGKRVLTSAAGSPELTSAGVPVIDQLATVDESGRRISLVLINKSPDAAVGCEVRIAGHRLDGVHAATVLDAPSTDSYNDIDHPDLVVPRTDKINFVDGRVLLAPHSVTVCQIDLPLPYPAGETDEVGLDGPWQLGLTGWSRNG
- a CDS encoding ABC transporter substrate-binding protein is translated as MSPLPPIPAPAGSRLSRRALIGGLAGLAAAGAAGCTPDVYGRRDHPPQPTDPVDMEEELQKPAKITFWAWTPGIDTQVELFQKRYPQIEVELVNAGQGPAQYQKLRTALSGGGAPDAAQIEFAYLPSFMITRDLLDLTPYGAREIKDDFVDFAWNQVAVNDGVYAIPQDSGPMGMLYRSDVFDKYGLTVPVTWDDFAEQAERLRSQTKGVSMTNLLPNDSMSALGMMQQAGSEPFSIASQTTIGLKLDDAGARKWADYWTPLLQEGLISADPGSNNDWYQAMASGRYATYIAAAWGPAYLQGSAASSAGKWRAARLPQWAPDQDVAGNWGGSTTAVMAGSKYPAAAAGFAEFINHDPECARLFASKQLLFPVLKSLLADPSFTQQEVDFYGGQKVFDLFSKISDTVPHEYQWNPFMAFVNTEFNQVLGGAISARTDLVDALRTLQDDVLTYAHKQGFTVES
- a CDS encoding carbohydrate ABC transporter permease translates to MTTQQQTFRTAQRVGDRPRPGRRRRRRGGATPYLFIAPFMLIFLAMLVVPLIFAGYLSLFTTKLATGTEFVGLVNYAEALTDPAFLGGVGRMIHYLLVQVPVMLVLSMVAALVLDSGLLRFPKLFRILIFIPFAVPAVVGAVMWGYLYGAHVGPFAQLAQAIGWPAPGFLTRGGIVYSIANIAVWEFVGYNMIIFYAALKAIPPVLYEAAAIDGAGPIRTALYVKVPQLLPALFLTALFSLIGSFQLFNEPNVLTPLAPTAIGRDWTPNLYAYNLAFVDQRVEYASAISFVLGAVIAVASIVFMLITTRLRRRTA
- a CDS encoding carbohydrate ABC transporter permease, whose product is MTAAVPTYLAGKDPAARRRSAVLPTVFMIIVVIYCATPLLWLLVSATKSNDGLFNSFGFWFADDVQPGRNLHDLFAYKDGIFIRWMLNTLLYSAVSAGLAAIFATIAGYTFSLFTFKGKNLCYVLILGSIMVPTTALAIPTYALFTQVGIVDTPTAVILPSLLSPFGFFLIKVYADSSISRSVVESARIDGASELRIFVSIAFRILMPAFVTVLLFAIVTAWNNYFVPLVMLNTEKLYTVVVGLAQINATANAGGGAQPLFNLVTIGSLVAIVPPIIAFILLQRYWESGLSSGSVNE
- a CDS encoding sugar-binding transcriptional regulator, coding for MASGEQRALVRAAVLYYREGYTQAEVARHLGVSRATAGRFLQRARDAGVVRIEIVSPVARQVDTELRLEQLYGLEEAVVLESANPAGHPGVELGQGCAELLERRLGSNSVLGLGWQSDPRDPISHLARFLKESGKPGSVPTTVTVAQLAGALPSRGNRRNPSREVSDVADVLGAREYLIPAPLFVDDPDTTRRLLADSGIRAAIDAAARSDVCLFGVGEVTEATPLYVNGYLSDEDLAELSARGAVGDIAGRFYDADGRPVPGALAERTVGVTLEALARAPMRIATAAGASRVEPLRAAFTGGLANAVVTDVPTAEGLLAAGTPQN
- a CDS encoding sugar ABC transporter substrate-binding protein, yielding MFRPNRWIALALAGLCLVVAGCSLNGPISSPSSAPPPAAESGKVTAPRSGGKLKVGIASREITNDYNRDIIAGAAAVFKKHGASVVTTNGGGDETTHENNIRNLINSGVDAIFIQLGDPESLAPIVQQAERRGITVVTAGIGSAIKGAVTDVGGDEMLMAEMVARALLGAMDYQGDLYAFWVPGAPLLETRLRVLKAVVADYPQVRLHLEPTDHSPAKVQSQMQAVLTAHPKQGSISGVWGAYDQMTSGAVQAIQQANRPEIKVASIDGDRTTFSMLYARNSPFVATVVQNAQRIGSLGATAALDARRGEKPPKATFTTAWVATRNNGIAAAEERYGPSIWKRIRLDPDDIRRRWPQDQQVVVQQPVVPSDEGR
- a CDS encoding ATP-binding cassette domain-containing protein, whose amino-acid sequence is MATAQQDGGLASTAVDHGSVVAALRDVTVAFAETTVLHGVDLDLHRGQVHAIVGQNGAGKSTLVKALIGVNRLRDGEILVDGRPRQWRGPQDARAAGLEIVFQDQPLAAHLTVQENMFLGREPIAAGVLLDRSRMRRTVVEVLEEIGAECGPDDLVDDLTPTQRVQISIAAALAASPKVLILDEPTAALGAKESEPVFALIKAATRRGVAVLYISHRLKEITTLADQVTVLRDGRRVLSSPAHELSTDAMITAMVGDRLETLFPERTAPLGEPLLTVDSLRSDPLVTDVSFTVRAGEVVGLAGLVGSGSGEIVGALFGDRPAAGDVRIDGRPALGGSPRAAVRHGFAMVPPERRTEAVFAGLSLRDNIAAASLEAHSRLGIMRPKAEVDTARSVVDRFQVVAHGLNQDFATLSGGNQQKAIVGRWMARGGRVYLVSEPTAGVDVGARIEIYRHLGGLAESGAAVLVSSTDFEELVGLCDRILVVRDGRIADDVAADEVDVEQLTALAAGPVPPSSGELTGDVDDRRSVTEPAQHRRSGSDGTRSTPVGARVRQVSVPAAMLVVLALLVIGAPNLLTGGSILDVLTQAATPALLAVALAVALGSGAFDLSIGATAQLTANLSAVAVVAGVPPAVAVVLGVLVGALVGLINGTVAGVLRVPSFVATLGMLFLLVGITLAVNGGLTVPIPRSSGFLLLGQGWLAHSVPVIVLAAVAAVAVVTLIWRRAVLGLRLRAVGDDAAVAGLRGVPVRRTALAGLLISGALSGLAGVMIASYSSGSTANDNSLTLLVSALAAAFLGASMTRGLLFDPALAAVGALFVTAVGVGLIANGLPDQLLTGAQGLALLFAVLVAVLRRRRLGQVAIF
- a CDS encoding ABC transporter permease: MTELGVDGGARNRLAQLRQGWCTRLASLSVLLGMVVVLIMIEIARPLFLTGGNLAAIAVDATVLIVIAAGLSLVMGMRGIDLSIVAVADLSGYLAASLLLSGSSFTTAVLAALVAALLVGIINGLLAGYLGVPAIVATLAMNLLVTAAVLVLSDNGTPQQLFTAPLELVRPMLIFGSDSWGPFRLLVVVAVIVVAVIWFLSRRTVWSRRAELVNANARAADLSAAPVRATFAIGFVLSGLLAGVAGIMLTARTGLAVPGSAEPFLLEAFSAVYLGSIAAPSGRVRVLWTVVGAIFVTMLGNGLVLLGLGAEWRYVLNGMLILVALTLGLLRRRSTR